A portion of the Candidatus Ruthia endofausta genome contains these proteins:
- a CDS encoding CTP synthase: protein MPTKYIFITGGVVSSLGKGIASASLASILESRGLNITMLKLDPYINVDPGTMSPFQHGEVFVTNDGAETDLDLGHYERFIRAQLGKKNNFTAGRVYENVIERERRGEYLGDTVQVIPHITNEIKRLTRAGAQGADVALVEIGGTAGDIESLPFMEAIRQMGFELGRDNVLFIHLTLLPYIKVAGELKTKPTQHSVKELRGIGIQPDILICRSEHPLPDAECAKIALFTNVPQDSVFTSLDVDTIYKVPRALHEQGLDDVVVKKLSLDCKPTDLSDWDNVIEKLQHPKSSVDIAMVGKYMDLTESYKSLSEALIHASTHTQTKVNIHYFDSEEIEKNDTDCLSEMNAILVPGGFGNRGVEGKIATVKFARENNVPYLGICLGMQVAVIEYARNMANMTDANSTEFNGSTPYPVIDLITKWQDVDGYKQIRNKDSDFGGTMRLGGQECALVEGTNSQEIYTKSVITERHRHRYEVNNSLIKQLETAGLIVSGRSIDGTLVEMVEIKNHPWFVACQFHPEFTSNPRDGHPLFESFIKAANKAHDLILS, encoded by the coding sequence GTGCCAACAAAATACATTTTTATTACTGGTGGTGTAGTTTCCTCCTTAGGAAAGGGCATTGCAAGTGCGTCATTAGCTTCAATTTTAGAATCACGTGGTTTGAATATTACCATGCTCAAACTTGATCCTTATATTAACGTCGACCCTGGTACCATGAGCCCATTTCAGCATGGTGAGGTTTTTGTAACCAACGATGGCGCTGAAACAGATCTTGATTTGGGTCATTATGAGCGTTTTATTCGCGCTCAATTAGGCAAGAAAAATAATTTTACTGCAGGTCGTGTGTATGAAAATGTCATTGAGCGAGAACGTCGCGGTGAGTATTTGGGCGATACTGTTCAGGTCATTCCACATATTACCAATGAGATTAAGCGTTTGACTCGGGCAGGTGCACAAGGGGCTGATGTTGCTTTGGTTGAAATTGGTGGTACCGCAGGTGATATTGAGTCGCTACCATTTATGGAAGCAATTAGGCAAATGGGTTTTGAGTTGGGTCGTGATAATGTGTTATTTATTCATTTAACCTTGTTGCCTTATATTAAAGTCGCAGGTGAGTTAAAAACCAAGCCAACCCAACATTCTGTTAAAGAACTTAGAGGCATTGGAATTCAGCCCGATATTTTAATTTGTCGATCTGAGCATCCATTGCCAGACGCCGAATGTGCCAAGATTGCACTATTTACCAATGTGCCTCAAGATTCTGTGTTTACCTCACTAGATGTCGATACGATTTATAAAGTACCAAGAGCTTTGCATGAGCAAGGTTTGGATGATGTGGTGGTGAAAAAGTTATCATTAGACTGCAAGCCAACCGATTTGAGCGATTGGGACAATGTGATTGAGAAATTACAACACCCTAAATCTAGTGTTGATATTGCCATGGTGGGAAAATATATGGATTTGACGGAATCTTACAAGTCTTTGTCTGAAGCTTTAATTCACGCCAGTACACACACACAAACAAAAGTTAACATCCATTATTTTGATTCTGAAGAGATTGAAAAAAATGACACTGATTGTTTATCTGAGATGAATGCGATTTTAGTGCCAGGTGGTTTTGGTAATCGTGGTGTTGAAGGCAAAATTGCCACAGTTAAATTTGCCCGTGAAAACAATGTGCCTTATTTAGGTATTTGTCTTGGTATGCAGGTTGCTGTGATTGAATATGCGCGCAATATGGCGAATATGACTGACGCTAATAGTACAGAATTTAATGGAAGTACGCCTTATCCTGTTATTGATTTAATAACAAAGTGGCAAGATGTTGATGGATACAAACAAATTCGAAATAAAGACTCAGATTTTGGTGGCACAATGCGCCTTGGAGGGCAAGAATGCGCTTTGGTTGAGGGTACTAATTCACAAGAGATTTACACTAAGTCAGTTATTACTGAGCGCCACCGCCACCGTTATGAGGTTAATAATTCATTAATTAAACAGTTGGAAACAGCAGGTTTGATCGTCTCTGGGCGTTCTATCGATGGTACTTTGGTCGAAATGGTCGAAATTAAAAATCATCCTTGGTTTGTGGCTTGTCAGTTCCATCCAGAATTCACTTCAAATCCGCGTGATGGGCATCCACTATTTGAAAGTTTTATTAAAGCTGCTAATAAAGCGCATGACCTTATTTTGTCCTAA
- the msbA gene encoding lipid A export permease/ATP-binding protein MsbA, with product MQYKQFISHLFIYLKPHVGKLIFTSVMMMLATVLESLVPEITGRIVDELFATERESKTAFIYAFALFGIVVLSSLFTLTSTAVSSWVSNKMIMDLRITMFAKLLKLSKSYFDQHPTGKTLSKLTFDVEQIAASASTIWLDFIKSSMTVIILIGYLFYKNWQLSLTLLVLLPLVYLAVKLSSNRMRRSSVNVQKSMGDMTHLLNENISGNTLVKIYHAQSQISEKFNSLIKNIRQQRFKVDMTSSSNTAFINVLIGLSLSSVVYLSSTSLQMSAGEFLSFFTAMGMLLKPAKSLVNINKPLQNAMAAGESVFGLINEKEESNAGTKKLKEPKGAIQFNDVSFAYNNNTTVLKRINLDIKPGETIAFVGATGSGKTTIIQLLMRFYSPKQGSITIDGVDINQFEIDSLRSNVAFVDQNVQLFNDSIRGNIALGQLGTMPDKQIKHSAIAANADEFIQQLEHGFDTQIGENGVSLSGGQRQRLAIARAIAKDSPILILDEATSALDSTTEKQVQNAIHEMQKDRTTIIIAHRLSTIQKADRIIVLRHSSIIEQGTHQELLDHQGEYAQLYKHQFED from the coding sequence ATGCAATACAAACAATTCATCTCTCATTTATTTATTTATTTAAAGCCACACGTTGGAAAACTTATCTTTACTTCAGTCATGATGATGTTGGCAACAGTGCTTGAGAGTTTGGTGCCAGAAATCACAGGCAGAATTGTTGATGAGTTGTTTGCAACTGAACGTGAATCAAAAACTGCGTTTATTTATGCTTTTGCTCTGTTTGGTATTGTTGTTCTTAGTTCACTATTTACACTTACTTCTACTGCGGTTAGTTCTTGGGTGTCAAACAAAATGATTATGGATTTACGTATCACCATGTTTGCTAAATTATTGAAATTATCTAAGTCGTATTTTGATCAACATCCTACGGGGAAAACGTTATCTAAACTCACTTTTGATGTTGAGCAAATTGCAGCCAGTGCCTCAACTATTTGGCTGGATTTTATTAAATCATCAATGACTGTTATTATCCTAATTGGCTATTTATTTTATAAAAACTGGCAATTGAGTTTAACTCTTTTAGTGCTTTTACCGCTGGTGTATTTAGCCGTTAAACTCTCCTCTAATCGCATGCGTCGTTCGAGTGTTAATGTACAAAAATCAATGGGTGATATGACGCATTTACTTAATGAAAATATTTCTGGTAACACCTTGGTTAAGATTTATCACGCCCAATCCCAAATAAGTGAAAAATTTAACAGTTTGATTAAAAATATCCGTCAACAACGTTTTAAAGTTGATATGACCAGTAGTTCTAATACCGCTTTTATTAATGTTTTAATTGGGTTATCTTTAAGTAGCGTGGTGTATCTTTCCTCTACTTCACTACAAATGAGTGCAGGTGAGTTTTTGTCTTTTTTCACTGCCATGGGTATGCTACTTAAACCTGCCAAAAGTTTGGTCAATATTAACAAACCTTTACAAAATGCAATGGCAGCAGGTGAAAGTGTGTTTGGGCTTATTAACGAAAAAGAAGAATCTAATGCTGGCACTAAGAAACTAAAAGAACCTAAAGGTGCCATTCAATTTAACGACGTATCATTTGCTTATAACAATAATACGACCGTGCTTAAACGTATCAATCTAGACATCAAACCAGGTGAAACAATTGCATTTGTTGGTGCAACAGGCAGTGGCAAAACCACTATTATTCAATTATTGATGCGCTTTTATTCGCCAAAACAAGGCTCTATCACTATTGATGGTGTCGATATTAACCAGTTTGAAATTGATTCATTGCGCTCAAATGTTGCCTTTGTTGATCAAAATGTGCAACTATTTAATGACTCTATTAGAGGTAATATTGCTTTGGGACAACTAGGCACCATGCCAGATAAACAAATCAAACACTCAGCAATTGCTGCCAATGCTGATGAATTTATTCAACAACTAGAACATGGGTTCGATACACAAATTGGAGAAAATGGCGTATCACTTTCAGGCGGCCAACGCCAACGACTTGCTATTGCAAGAGCAATTGCTAAAGACAGCCCTATTTTAATTTTAGACGAAGCCACCTCAGCATTAGACAGCACTACCGAAAAACAAGTGCAAAATGCAATCCATGAAATGCAAAAAGACAGAACCACTATTATTATTGCCCATCGACTAAGCACCATTCAAAAGGCCGACCGCATTATTGTACTGCGCCATAGTAGTATCATTGAACAAGGCACTCATCAAGAACTATTAGACCATCAAGGTGAATATGCTCAACTGTACAAGCATCAATTTGAGGATTAA